A genomic region of Desulfomonile tiedjei contains the following coding sequences:
- the gatA gene encoding Asp-tRNA(Asn)/Glu-tRNA(Gln) amidotransferase subunit GatA, which translates to MSELYEKTAWELAEILRKKQTSSVEITQSVLGRIKAVEDKVRSYVTVNPDLALEMAKEADFRLASGPAGPLTGIPIAVKDNMCVKGHRTTCASGVLANFIPPYDATVVRLLREAGMVILGSANMDEFAMGSSTETSHWGTTRNPWDLELIPGGSSGGSAAAVAAGEAIVSLGSDTGGSIRLPAAFCGVTGIKPTYGAVSRYGLVAYASSLDQIGPITRDVPDMALLLNLLCGHDPSDSTSVPREYPDFTDFLDLPVKGMTLGLPREFFGKLESPDVERAIAEARSVFEGLGVKFVELSLPYLDYGIAAYYIIAPSEASSNLARYDGVKYGHRAENFSGMIDMYCQTRAEGFGPEVKRRIMLGTYALSSGYYDAYYLKAAKVRTLITKDFKRAFEECDAILCPTAPSPAFKIGEKIDDPIQMYLTDVFTIPVNMAGLPGMAIPGKFSEDGLPVGLQLIAPHFEEARLVQLGAAYQKETDFHLKRPPL; encoded by the coding sequence TTGTCTGAGCTGTACGAAAAGACCGCGTGGGAGCTTGCAGAGATTCTCCGGAAAAAACAAACGAGTTCGGTGGAGATCACCCAATCCGTGTTAGGTCGCATAAAAGCGGTTGAAGACAAGGTTCGCTCCTACGTCACCGTGAACCCGGACCTGGCGCTGGAAATGGCCAAGGAGGCCGACTTCCGTTTGGCCTCGGGACCCGCGGGACCTCTCACCGGAATTCCCATTGCCGTAAAGGATAATATGTGCGTCAAGGGTCACAGGACAACCTGCGCGTCAGGTGTTCTGGCCAATTTCATTCCTCCCTACGACGCCACGGTGGTGCGGCTTTTGCGTGAGGCCGGGATGGTCATCCTGGGAAGCGCAAACATGGACGAGTTTGCCATGGGGTCCTCTACGGAAACCTCGCATTGGGGTACGACTCGCAATCCATGGGACCTCGAACTGATTCCGGGCGGGTCAAGCGGCGGGTCTGCTGCGGCTGTTGCTGCCGGGGAAGCCATTGTTTCGCTCGGATCGGATACCGGCGGCTCCATTCGCTTGCCCGCGGCCTTCTGCGGTGTCACCGGGATAAAACCGACCTACGGTGCGGTATCTCGTTACGGACTGGTAGCCTATGCTTCCAGTCTCGACCAGATTGGACCCATCACCAGAGACGTTCCCGACATGGCTTTACTCCTGAATCTCCTCTGCGGTCACGACCCGAGCGATTCCACCTCGGTGCCGAGGGAGTACCCTGATTTCACTGACTTCCTTGATCTGCCGGTTAAGGGCATGACGTTGGGGCTGCCTCGGGAGTTCTTCGGGAAGCTGGAAAGCCCGGACGTAGAGCGAGCAATCGCCGAAGCCCGATCAGTGTTCGAGGGGCTTGGCGTGAAATTCGTGGAGCTTTCCCTACCCTATCTCGACTACGGCATTGCAGCTTACTACATCATCGCTCCGAGCGAGGCTTCTTCCAATTTGGCCCGATACGACGGGGTGAAGTACGGCCACCGGGCTGAGAACTTCAGCGGAATGATCGACATGTATTGCCAAACAAGAGCGGAAGGGTTCGGCCCTGAAGTCAAACGCAGAATAATGTTAGGAACTTATGCTCTATCCTCCGGGTATTACGACGCTTATTATCTCAAGGCGGCCAAAGTCAGGACACTGATCACAAAAGACTTCAAACGGGCATTCGAGGAATGTGACGCTATCCTCTGCCCGACCGCGCCGTCACCTGCTTTCAAGATCGGAGAAAAGATCGACGATCCCATCCAGATGTACCTGACAGACGTTTTTACCATACCAGTGAACATGGCCGGCCTCCCGGGCATGGCAATACCCGGGAAGTTTTCCGAAGACGGTCTCCCTGTCGGCTTGCAGCTAATCGCCCCTCACTTCGAGGAAGCGCGGCTTGTGCAACTGGGAGCGGCGTACCAGAAAGAGACCGATTTTCACCTGAAAAGACCCCCACTATAG
- a CDS encoding hydrogenase iron-sulfur subunit, with protein METKPIKIVVYHCRNLKLFKDGAQKNFARSRPGVSLVAIPCSGKIEAHHLLKTMAGGAQGVLVLACAEKACQYLEGSMRSHKRADYARSWLDRLGIESGRIEFVHLPPMDQAALDKILKDFSIRLESFDQIPPVAKTKSG; from the coding sequence ATGGAGACAAAGCCCATTAAAATAGTAGTGTATCACTGCCGTAACCTGAAGCTATTCAAGGACGGCGCACAGAAAAACTTTGCCCGGTCTCGTCCGGGCGTCAGCCTTGTCGCGATACCATGCTCCGGCAAGATCGAGGCGCATCACCTGTTGAAAACAATGGCAGGAGGCGCCCAAGGAGTGCTGGTGCTCGCGTGTGCCGAGAAGGCCTGCCAGTACTTAGAGGGATCCATGCGATCCCATAAACGGGCAGATTATGCGCGCTCTTGGCTCGATCGGCTGGGCATCGAGTCCGGGAGGATTGAGTTTGTTCACTTGCCGCCAATGGACCAGGCGGCTTTGGACAAGATCTTGAAGGACTTCTCTATTAGACTGGAATCCTTCGACCAAATACCCCCCGTCGCGAAAACCAAATCCGGCTGA
- a CDS encoding methylenetetrahydrofolate reductase C-terminal domain-containing protein yields MIVAELKEIPEIRKMIDRYSSILVVGCDSCVAECAAGGQRETMLLAAALRLSYAKDNLNPVITDTCLDRQCVDDFIDRIANLVPDHEVMLSLGCGAGVQALARVYQDKPIIPALDTLFIGETEMRGVWQENCLGCGKCKLGHFGAVCPVTRCSKKLMNGPCGGSKDGRCEVRPDIPCGWDMIIKRLDTLGELDRLNEFVPPVDWSTSHSGGPRRVIREDQKP; encoded by the coding sequence GTGATTGTTGCGGAGCTAAAAGAGATACCTGAAATCAGGAAGATGATCGACCGGTACTCGTCCATTTTGGTGGTCGGGTGCGATTCATGCGTGGCCGAATGTGCAGCAGGCGGGCAACGGGAGACCATGCTTCTCGCTGCGGCCCTGAGACTTTCCTACGCCAAGGACAATTTGAACCCGGTCATAACCGACACTTGCTTGGACCGGCAGTGCGTGGATGATTTCATCGACCGCATAGCCAACCTGGTCCCGGACCACGAAGTGATGCTTTCGCTGGGTTGCGGAGCCGGCGTTCAGGCCCTTGCGAGAGTCTATCAGGACAAGCCGATCATTCCCGCGCTGGACACGCTGTTCATCGGTGAAACGGAAATGCGCGGCGTATGGCAGGAGAATTGCCTGGGCTGCGGCAAGTGCAAGCTGGGACACTTCGGGGCCGTCTGTCCTGTCACTCGATGTTCAAAGAAGTTGATGAACGGCCCATGCGGCGGTTCCAAAGATGGCCGTTGCGAGGTTCGTCCCGACATCCCATGCGGCTGGGACATGATAATCAAGCGCCTGGATACCCTTGGAGAACTGGACAGACTCAACGAATTTGTTCCGCCGGTCGATTGGTCGACATCCCATTCCGGCGGGCCGCGTCGAGTAATCAGGGAGGATCAAAAACCGTGA
- the gatB gene encoding Asp-tRNA(Asn)/Glu-tRNA(Gln) amidotransferase subunit GatB, whose translation MEYEAVIGLEIHAQLLTKSKAFCSCSTRFGAEPNMNTCPICLGMPGVLPVLNRKALEFTVRMALACNCEINEISRFARKNYYYPDLPKNYQISQYELPVAEHGWVEIETDGSLRRIGLTRIHMEEDAGKLIHDERKPLSYVDLNRTGVPLIEIVSEPEIRSPEEAAAYLRALRSILVYLEICDGNMEEGSFRCDANVSIRPRGETPLGVKTELKNMNSFRNVQRALQYEIDRQTQVLTDGGKITQETRLFDPATGSTASMRSKEQAHDYRYFPDPDLLPLRVSPQLVEKVRNELPELPMQKKDRFVKDFGIPVYDAAVLTASRDLATYFEQTVALFPQPKIVSNWIMTELMRELKGEEAGITCCPTTPKQLAELLRLVEDGTISGKIAKTVFEEMYKTGRDATAIIEEKGLVQVSDTAQLSSLVRQVLDDNPGEVAKYLKGKTAMVGFFVGQVMKATKGKANPAVVNQILAEELKKLG comes from the coding sequence ATGGAATACGAGGCTGTCATAGGACTGGAAATTCACGCCCAGCTGCTGACAAAATCAAAGGCATTTTGTTCTTGCAGCACTCGTTTCGGGGCTGAACCCAACATGAATACCTGCCCTATCTGCTTGGGAATGCCGGGCGTCCTTCCCGTGTTGAACCGTAAGGCCCTTGAGTTTACCGTCCGCATGGCCCTGGCGTGCAACTGTGAGATCAATGAAATCAGCAGGTTCGCTCGCAAGAACTACTATTATCCGGACCTCCCCAAGAATTATCAAATATCCCAGTACGAACTGCCTGTGGCAGAACACGGCTGGGTCGAAATTGAGACGGACGGCAGTCTCCGGCGCATCGGTCTGACCCGAATTCACATGGAAGAGGACGCGGGCAAGCTCATTCACGACGAGCGCAAGCCCTTATCATACGTCGATCTCAACAGAACAGGAGTGCCGCTGATCGAGATAGTCTCGGAACCGGAAATTCGGAGCCCGGAAGAAGCCGCCGCCTATTTGAGAGCCCTCAGATCCATTCTGGTCTACCTGGAGATATGCGACGGCAATATGGAGGAAGGCAGCTTCCGCTGTGACGCCAACGTGTCCATAAGACCTCGCGGGGAAACCCCGTTGGGAGTGAAAACCGAACTGAAGAACATGAACTCATTTCGGAATGTCCAGCGAGCGCTGCAATATGAGATCGACCGGCAGACGCAGGTCCTGACCGACGGAGGAAAAATAACTCAGGAGACGCGGCTGTTCGACCCAGCCACAGGTTCGACCGCGTCCATGCGCAGCAAAGAGCAGGCCCACGACTACCGATACTTCCCCGATCCGGACCTGTTGCCCCTGCGTGTGAGCCCACAATTGGTAGAAAAGGTCCGGAACGAACTGCCGGAACTCCCGATGCAGAAAAAGGACCGCTTCGTTAAGGATTTCGGCATCCCGGTTTACGACGCAGCGGTCCTGACCGCGTCTCGGGATCTGGCCACCTACTTTGAACAGACGGTGGCATTGTTTCCGCAGCCGAAAATCGTCAGCAATTGGATCATGACCGAGTTAATGAGAGAGCTGAAGGGCGAAGAAGCAGGGATCACCTGCTGTCCAACGACCCCCAAACAACTTGCCGAATTGCTTAGACTGGTCGAGGACGGAACCATTTCAGGCAAGATAGCCAAAACCGTTTTCGAGGAAATGTACAAAACCGGTCGAGACGCGACGGCAATCATAGAAGAAAAGGGGCTCGTCCAGGTTTCGGACACCGCGCAGCTCAGCTCCTTGGTCCGGCAAGTACTGGACGATAATCCCGGTGAGGTCGCCAAGTACCTCAAAGGAAAGACCGCGATGGTTGGGTTCTTTGTCGGGCAGGTAATGAAAGCCACCAAGGGCAAGGCCAACCCGGCTGTGGTCAACCAGATACTGGCCGAAGAATTGAAAAAGCTCGGCTGA
- a CDS encoding methylenetetrahydrofolate reductase codes for MKTESRLEKVLKSGHFAVTAECGPPKGADAAVLEEKGKFLLGRVDAVNVTDNQTAIVRMSSLAASTILKGLGHEPVLQMVTRDRNRIALQSDLFGAYALGIRNVLCLTGDHHCFGNQKEAVGVFDLDSIQLVHTVRSMRDKGQIIGGEPIQVPPKMFIGAAENPFADPVGWRVVRLAKKVEAGVDFIQTQCIYNLDRFAEFMRQAVDMGLTEKVSILAGITPLKGVGMARYMANKVAGMDVPEDLIKRLSGVPKEKQADEGIKIAVETIRKVREIKGVAGVHLMAIEWEHKVPEILKAAGLDKRPEV; via the coding sequence GTGAAGACCGAAAGCCGTCTAGAAAAAGTACTCAAGTCCGGGCATTTTGCCGTCACAGCCGAATGCGGCCCTCCCAAAGGCGCGGACGCTGCTGTTCTGGAAGAGAAGGGGAAATTCCTTCTGGGCCGCGTTGACGCTGTCAACGTCACGGACAATCAGACCGCAATTGTCAGAATGTCTTCTCTGGCAGCCTCCACAATACTCAAGGGTTTGGGCCACGAGCCTGTGCTCCAGATGGTTACCCGGGACCGTAACCGAATCGCGCTTCAGAGCGACCTTTTCGGCGCTTACGCGCTTGGCATACGCAACGTCCTGTGTCTGACCGGTGACCATCACTGCTTTGGCAACCAAAAGGAGGCTGTGGGAGTTTTTGACCTCGATTCCATACAGCTCGTCCATACCGTGCGCTCCATGCGCGACAAAGGACAGATTATAGGCGGTGAACCAATTCAAGTTCCGCCCAAGATGTTCATCGGCGCGGCAGAAAACCCTTTCGCCGACCCTGTCGGCTGGCGCGTGGTGCGGCTCGCCAAGAAGGTCGAGGCGGGAGTGGATTTTATTCAGACCCAGTGCATTTACAACCTGGATCGATTTGCCGAATTCATGAGGCAGGCTGTGGACATGGGCCTCACCGAAAAGGTCAGCATTCTTGCGGGAATTACTCCTCTGAAGGGCGTCGGAATGGCCCGATATATGGCCAACAAAGTCGCGGGTATGGACGTCCCTGAAGACTTGATAAAGCGACTTTCCGGAGTGCCCAAAGAGAAACAGGCCGATGAAGGGATCAAGATCGCGGTCGAGACAATCCGGAAAGTCAGAGAAATAAAAGGCGTAGCCGGTGTACACCTCATGGCCATCGAGTGGGAGCATAAGGTGCCTGAGATCCTGAAAGCCGCTGGTCTGGACAAGAGACCGGAGGTTTGA